One Dermacentor silvarum isolate Dsil-2018 chromosome 10, BIME_Dsil_1.4, whole genome shotgun sequence genomic window carries:
- the LOC119466531 gene encoding ninjurin-2, translating to MDMTELASVKATPNGAGDNVDRTVGLPSSFFSVPVADPEVNYRNWYAAKKSVSEGLFDVALLSANGAQLKHVLQSGPGFDFYTPILILVSLSIAFQVIQMGLLVVIGFLDLSKECHQRRAELLTNVATVIATVVAMINVVAASFNLRHEHDGTK from the exons GCAGGTGACAATGTGGACCGAACAGTGGGCCTGCCGTCTTCATTTTTTTCCGTACCGGTTGCCGATCCGGAAGTGAACTACCGCAACTGGTACGCGGCCAAGAAGAGCGTTTCCGAGGGCCTTTTCGACGTGGCGTTGCTCTCGGCCAATGGGGCGCAGCTCAAGCACGTGCTCCAGTCCGGACCCGGCTTCGACTTCTACACCCCCATCCTGATCCTGGTATCACTCTCCATTGCCTTCCAG GTTATACAAATGGGACTCCTTGTGGTCATTGGCTTCCTGGACCTCTCGAAAGAGTGCCACCAGAGACGTGCGGAGCTGCTCACCAACGTGGCGACCGTCATCGCAACCGTGGTAGCCATGATCAACGTTGTCGCCGCTTCCTTCAATCTCAGACACGAGCACGACGGGACTAAATGA